The genomic stretch CCCTCGATCGCGGCGCGGTGGCAGCGGGCGGCCAGGTCGGCGGCGGTGGTGAAGTAGGTGCGGTAGCCGGCCTGCGCCGAGGCCCGGGCGAGGCCGACGGCGAGGTGGGTCTTGCCGACTCCGGGTGGGCCGATGAGCAGCACGTTGGTCGCGGTCTGTAAGTAGCGGCAGGTCGCCAGCTCCTGGATGAGAGCGCGGTCGACTCCTGGGGCGGCGTCGTAGTCGAAGTCGTCGAGGCTGGCCGGGCTGGGTAGCGAGGCGAACCGGAGCCGGCCGGCCAGCCGGCGGGCCTCGGTCGCGTCGACCTCGAGGGGCCAGCAGCCGCTCGAGGGCGGCGGTCAGGCTCAGGCCTTCGGTGCGGGCGGCGTCGAGCACGGCGGGCAGGTGCTCGGCGGCGGTGTGCAGCTTGAGGGTGGCCAGGTGGCCGCGCAGCTGCTGGTAGAGGCTGGCCTGCGCGCTCGTGCTCGGTGTGGCTGTGCTCGGTTCGGTGGTGTTCATCGGAGGGTGTTCCTTCCTCGGGCGGCCCGGTCGTAGGCGGCCAGGTCGACCACGACGTCCGAGCTCGTGGCGCTGCTGGAAGAGGGTCGGCGGAGGGCGTCGGCCGCGGCGCGGGCGGCCGGGCCGGGTGGGATGCGCTGCTTGCGCCGGTGCGGCGCGGCGGTGCTGAACGCGGCCAGGACCGCGGTCTGCAGCGCGACGACGTGGCCGGAGTCGCGGATCATCACCCCGGCCCCGTCGGTGGCCAGCCGGTGCCGCGCGAGCACGGTGGGCGGCCGGCCAGGCGCCGCGGCGGTGGCGATGTCGATGCTGTCCGCGCCGAGCCGGTGCGCCACGGTCACCGTCGTCCCGGCCAGCTCCGGCGGCACCGAGTAGAGGTTGCCGCGGTAGGCCACCAGCGCCTGCGCGGAGATCTTCCGCTCGGCGGTGAGCACCGCGGGGAACGGCGCCGGCAGCGGCGCGAGCCGCTCGTCGGCGAGGAAGCTGGAGACGGCGCCCCGCCGGCCGCCGAGGGTGCGGAGGCGGGCGTCGCCGCGGGTGGCGCAGAACTCGTCCAACGACGCCTGCGCCTGCTCGGGCGTGACCTCGTCGGCCAAGGTGCGCCACCAGCGCTGGGCGGCGGTGTGGTTGGCCTTCTCCACCACGCCCTTGCGGTTGCCGCGCCGGGGTGGGCAGATCGCGACCTGCACGCCGTAGTGCTTGGCGACGGCGGCGAACGAGGCGCTCACCCGCCCGGAAGCGGGGTGGCAGACCGTCGCCATCCGGTCGAACCGCCAACTGCGGGTCAGCCCGCCCAGCGCGGCGGCCACGCGGTGCAGAGCGTCGATCAGCTGCGGCTGCTCCATCGACGAGCACAGCACGCCGCGCCAGCGCCCGGAGTGCGCCAGCGCCCCGACCAGCAGGAACGCCTTCCCCTGGTATCCGGTGGCGGCCCAGCCGGCGGGCGGGTCGGGCAGCTCGACCCAGTCCCACTGGGTCTCCTCACCCGGCGGGTGCTCGATCACCGCCGCCGGCCGGCCTTGGCCGGCGCGCACGGCTCGCATGCCGGGCGCAGATCCCGGGCCCGCAACTGGCGGGTGAACGTGGAGTACGCCCGGTCGTAGCCCAGGCCGGTGACCTCGTCGAACAAGGTCATCGCCCACAGGTGCGGGTCCTCGGCCAGCCGTGCCCGGCAGTAGTCGATGAACGGGCCGAACCCGTCCGGACCGGCGGGGGCGCGCACCCCGGCCTGGCGGCCGTTGAGGTAGGCGCGGATGGTCTTGCGGTCACGGCCCAGGTGCCGGGCGATCGCCGAGATCGTCCAGCCCTGGCGACGTAGCGCGTGCACGTCGATGTCTTCCTCCCGTGTGAGCATGAGAGGCAGGGCTCCTTCGAGGTGGTGCGGTGGTCAGAGACCGCCATCCTCGGAGGAGCCCCCGCCGTCTCTGGCGGAGCTCCACGGGTGGGGACTTTCAGTGAGCAGCTCTGGGGAAATTCACCTGAGCGCCGTCAGAGCCTGACCCAGGACGTCTACATGGGTCGCGGCCTGGCGAGGTGACGTCCCGCTGAGTGGTGGATGTAGTCCTCACCGTGTTGGTCAGCGGTGTGGTGACTATGAGGCCATGAGGGCTGGCTGCGCCACCTCCTTGTCGGACTGCTTGGGCCGGGTGAGTAGGGCCATGGAGCCTTCGGAGAGGTAGCGGCGGTCGGAGACTTGCCATTCGTCGTGGGCCTCGACCAGGACGGCGCCGGCGAGGCGGAGCAGGGCTTCGGGGTTGGGGAAGACGCCGACGACGTCGGTGCGCCGCTTGATCTCCTTGTTCAGCCGTTCCAGCGGGTTGGTCGACCAGACCTTCTTCCAGTGCGCGACGGGGAAGCCGGTGAAGGCCAGCAGATCCTGCTCGGCGTCGCGCAGCATGGCCTCGACCTTGGGGAACTGGCGGCCGAGCATGCCGGCGATGACGTCGAGCTGAGAGTGCACGTGCTCGGCGTCGGGCTGGGCGAAGATCGTGCGGATCGCGGCGGCGACCATCTCGCTGTTGCCCTTCGGTACCTGGGCGAGCACGTTGCGCATGAAGTGCACCCGGCAGCGCTGCCAACTGGCACCGAGCAGCACCGCGCCGATGGCGGCCTTCAACCCGGCGTGGGCGTCGGAGATGACCAGCTGCGTGCCAGCCAGCCCGCGGGCCTTCAGCGAGCGCAGGAACGCCGTCCAGAACGCGCCGTCCTCGGAGTCGCCGACGGCGAAGCCGAGGACCTCCCGGTGCCCGTCGGCCGCGACACCGGTGGCGATCACCACGGCCTGGGAAACGACCCGCCGGTTCACCCGCGCCTTGCAGTAGGTCGCATCCAGGAACACGTAGGGGAAGGGCTGCTCGGCCAGCGAGCGGTCGGCGAACGCTCTGACCTCGGCGTCCAGATCGGCGCAGATCCGGGAAACCTCGGACTTGGAGATGCCGGTGTCGGCGCCCAGGGCGCGCACCAGGTCGTCGACCTTGCGGGTGGAGACGCCGTGCAGGTAGGCCTCCATGACCACCGCGAACAGCGCCTGGTCGATCCGCCGGCGGCGTTCCAGCAGCGAGGGGAAGAACGATCCGGCGCGCAGCTTCGGGATCCGCAGCTCCAGATCCCCGGCCGTCGTGGACAGGGTGCGCGGGCGGGAGCCGTTGCGCTGCGCGGTGCGGGCCTCGGTGCGCTCGTGCGGGCCGGCGCCGATCACCGCGGTGAGCTCGGCCTCGATCAGGGCCTGGTAGATGGTTGTGGCCGCCGACCGGATTCGGTCGTCGACATCGGCGGCCTTCAGTGCCTCGAGCACCTCGAGCAGGGCAGACTGGTCCAGGGCCATCGTGTGCTGTGTCCTTCCGCGAGAACCATTGGCGTGGTCTCGCTGACCATCACACGATGGCCCCTCGCACGTGATCAACCACGCGGTCAGTGGCCTGGACTTACACCACCCCGGGGGACGTCACCCCTGGCGAACCCGGAAGCGGCGACGGCCCTGCAGCGCTCACGCTAATCAGCGACGTCGAAACGATCCGCGAGGCTGGGCGCCGGACCGGCGGGGACGAATGTTCGTCGCTTGTTGTCGCAACGGCGGGTGCGGAGGGCGCCTTAAGCGGCTGACCTGGGGTTTTGCTCCCCCGATTGGACTCGAACCAATAACCCTGCGATTTGATCTTGGGGCGTTGGACACCGTTGGCTTGCGCTGAAATCGCAGGTCAACCACTCATTTGGCGCGTTGGTTACGTCGGTCCAGGACGGTTGTGTGCGGGAGTATTTGATGAGTAAGTGATGCATCCTCCCTTCACCCACGGCCGATCCGCGCCCGAGTCGGATCCCCCGCGGCTCGTCGTCTCCTCTACCTGGGGCCCGCCGGTTCCGCCGGCAGCCGATGCGGCGAGAAGCGCGGTGATCCGCCGGTCGGGAGTCGGGTGCGATGCCAGCAGCCGCCGTGCCCACCCACAGGTTCCACGCTGACCGTCGTCCATCGCACGGAGTGCCGCTGCGAGCCCCAGCGCGAGGCCGTGGTCAGCGGTGAACCGGTCCGCGGCGAACTCGGATCGTCGGCTGATCGAGGCCTCGACCGAGGGACAGAGCACCGCAGCCAGCCCGACGAAGGCGAGCACTCCGACGACCATCCACTGGCCCTGCTGCAGGGCGTGCGTCACGGCCACGACCAGCCCGGCGAACACGGCAACGGCAGGCCTGGGCCGGGGTTGGCGGCCGGCCAGGGTGTTCGCGAGACCGGTCAGGAACCTCGTTGTCAGGCGCCACGGCGCGGCAAGCCACGAGATAAGCAGCATCGGCCGAGTCGCTCCCCCGGCGTGATGGCCGAGCTCGTGCACCAGCACTGCCACCAGCAAGTCCTCCGGCAGTCGACCAAGCTCGTAGTCCTGCAGGACGCGGGTGGTGACCGCGACGCTGCGTCCCCCGGCGGCGTAGGCATTGGGCATCCCAGCCATCTGGACGTAGAGGTCGACATCACCGGCCTCCGTTCCGGTAACTCGAAGGGCTGTCGCCCACGCCGGCTGGAGGGCTGCTGCCTGCCTGGCGCCGGGCCGACGGAAGCCGTACGCGGCACGGACGGTCATCCGTTCGCCGACTCCAGTGATCACAGCCGCTGCGCACGCTGCCCAGGCCAGTAGGAGGAGTCCCGACCACCGACCCAGTGCAGTCGAGGCCAAACCCAGAAGCGGCAGGCTGCCGATCACGGCGGGCGTCGCGGCGACCCACCGCCAGAGCTGGTATCGAGCGGCTCGACGCCGCTCGTCGTCAGGCGGCTGGCGTTCTCCCGACTTCATCCACAGACCTCCTCGAGGCAGCAGGGTCCGGTCAGTCTGCCGCTGGTTGCTGACATGCGCGGTGCTCGTCATTGCCACATGAGGCCCCACGGTCCCCGATCCGGTGCGCCCCTCTCTGACGGCGCAGGTCCGAAAAGAAGATTCGCCGGCCGTGTCACCAAACGGCTCGAAATGGCGCCTTCTCCGGGTGAGCGCGACAGCCGCCGGGGTGGGAGTGCCGATGTGGAAGCAGGGCCGAACAGCACGCAGCGCCGACACGTCCCTCACCCCCGGCCCCGGCGACCCTGCGGAGAGCCGAGTCCTCGGCGGCGGCGACGCCACGCCGATCGGGCAGGTCGTCCGTCCCTGGGCTCTCCAGGCCCTCGTCGCCGCCTATGGCGGGGACACCTACCGGCTGCTGACCGATCTGGCCGACGTCGTCGAAGCCAGCATCGCCTACGTCGACCGGCCCACCGTCGAAGCCCATCTGGAGCGGTCACTCACCGACGACGAATGGTCGAGGGTCGCCGCCCAGTTCACCGCGATGGCCTTCGACGAACACGTCGGTGACGCCGGCATGCTCCGCACCGACTGGATCGAGGACAGACTTCATCGAGCCGGCGTCCCGGGCCGGGGGCTTGGCGCCAGTGGGAGGTCGGGGCCCTCGCGGCAGCCGATGCGGCGATGAGGGTCAGCCGCACCTGCGCGTCCTGCGGCTACACCGCCGACTACGTCAGCGACGCAGTCGCCGATGCTCATCATCGGCGGCACTCCTGTGCCAAGCATCGGGGCGGCCTGGAGCAAGCCACTCGCCGAGCGGAGCGGCTCGAGGCGCGAGTGACCCGCGAGTGCACCCATCCGCAGGCGCGCCATCGGCACGGAACCCGTGCGGCTTACGTCAAGGACCGCTGCCGCTGCACCGACTGCACCGCTGCCAATACCGCCGCCAGCCGCACCGCCACCCGAGAACGGATCTACGGCCGCTGGCAGCCATACGTCGACGCCGGTCCCGTCCGCGAGCACATCGCTGCTCTGCGCGCGGCCGGAATCGGGGTCGAGCGCATCGCGCAGCTCGCCGGCATCTCGGTCAGCCACGTCCGCGAGCTGGCTGGCCGGGCCAACCCCCCAGGGACACAGAGGGTCCGCCCAAGCACGGCCACGCAGGTCCTCCGCATCGGCATCGATGACGCCAGCCGGGCACCGAGCAGCCGCGTCGACGCCACCGGCACCCACCGTCGTTTGCAAGCGCTCGTCGCCATCGGTTGGTCAACCGAGCTATTGGCCGCCCAGCTCGGCCGCCGCCCGAGCAGCCTGTGCCGCAGCATGACCGGCCAGTCGGTCACTGCCCGCACTGCACAAGAGATCGCGGCCCTCTATGAGCGGCTGTGGAGCACCAGGCCGCCACGTGCGACCACCGAGCAGCGTGCCGCCGCCGACGCCGCCCGGGCGAAGGCCGCCGCGCAAGGCTGGCTGCCGCCGCTGGCCTGGGACAACATCGACGTGGACCCCACGCCGCCGACGCTCACCGCTTGCCCCTTCCAGGCAACCGACATCGACGAGATCGCCGTGGAACGCGCCCTCGCCGGCGATCACATCACCTATCACGAGCTCACCGCAGTCGAACAACAGGAAGCCGTCCGCCGCCTCACCGCCCGAGGTAGCTCGATCCGGGACATCGCCGCCCAACTCGGCACAACGAAGCGCACCGTCTCCCGCCGGCGCGCATCCTTGGGCGCAGCATGACGACCGAGCTGCGGACAGGTACGAGGCTTCGCCGTAGCGACCGACCGGTTGGCGGAGTCAGAGCCCGGCTGCAGGCGACGGCGATCTCCCGCCTTCCAAGCTGGCCACGCCGGTTCGATCCCGGTCACCCGCTCCACCTTCTGGCCTGCTCGGATGCCCAACTGCCAGCTCAGCTGTACATCGGCGCCATGGAGTCGCGGCGCTGCTAGGGGCGGCCTGCCGGGCGCGCCGCTGTCGGTCCGGTGCCCGGGCGCTGCGCCGGAACGCCGAGGGCGTCGCCGGCCTGGCGGGGACCGGCGTCCGTGCCGCTGCCGGGCGTGGCTGGATCGCCGGGTACCGTCCAGCCGGTGGTCACGGGCACGTGCCGGGCCGTCGGCGGATCGCGCGCTCGACGACCGCCAGGTTGACCGCCCAGGCCGGCGGGTGACAGATCGGGCCCTGCCGAGGCTCCTCAATCCTTGCCTCGCGCCAGAACCGCTCCAACGCAGCGTTGAACGGCTCGCCTAGGCGCTGGACCGCATGGCCCGCACCGCGGATCACGGCGCGCACGGCATGCGGTGCGAGTTCTTCGGCGAGGGCGTCAGCGCACGCCTCGAAGAGCCGCGCGTGCCCGCCGCTGACGATCAGGATCGGCGTGCCCGCGTCACGCAAGGTGAACAGCGGCAGCTCCGCCGTCCACGGCGGCCGCTCACGCATGGTCAGCTCCACCAGCCGACGCATGCTCGGATCGAGAGGGATGCGTTGGGCGGGGGCGCCGAGAAAGGCCTGGAGGAACGCCGGCAAGAACTCCTCCGGTGAAGCGACCCGGCGCAGCTCCTCGAACGCTTCCATCGCCCTCAGCGCCTCCGCGTCCGAGGCGAGGAGCTGGTAGGCAGGTGGCTCCACCAGGGTCAGCGTGGCGACGAGACCCGGCCGCTTCGCAACGGCGAGCAGGGTGCCGATGCAGCCGTAGCTGTGCGCAACAACGTGCGTGGGCGCGTCGATCAGCTCGGCGATGTCCTCGGCGTCGGCCGCGAAGTCGTTGCCTTCGGCCGGAGGACTCGGCGGCGTGCCCCGGCGGGCGGGCAGGACCATCGTCCACCGCTCAGCGAGAGCAGCTTGGCGGCTCCACGTCCGGACGGGATCGGACATGGTGCCGTGGACCCACAGCGTCCGGGGACCGCACCCCTCGGTCCGCACGTGCAGCGGCAGAGGAGTCACAGCGGACCTCCGAACTCGGCCTTCCCCATGGTCTGCAGCTGCGGCAACGGGGTGGCGGCGGACTCGCCACCACCCCGTTGCTCGGCCTCAGCGAGCGGCCGCCTCCGGGGTCCGCTCGCGTGCCCGCAGGTCGAGGGCGATGTCGACGATCATGTCCTCCTGGCCGCCGACGAGACCGCGGCGGCCGACCTCGAGCAGGATCGAACGGACGTCGATGCCGTACTGCTTCGACGCGGCCTCCGCATGCCGCAGGAAGGAGCTGTAGACCCCGGCATAGCCAAGGGTCAGCGTCTCCCGGTCGACCTGGACTGGCCGGTCCTGCAGCGGGCGAACCAGGTCATCGGCGGCGTCCTGGAGGGCGAATAGGTCGCAGCCGTGCTGCCAGCCGTGCAGGTTCGCCACGGCGATGAACGGCTCGATCGGGCAGTTGCCCGCACCGGCCCCATGCCCGGCCAGCGACGCGTCCACCCGGGTCACGCCCTCCTCGACCGCGACAACGGAGTTGGCCACCGCGAGCGACAGGTTCTGGTGGGCGTGGATGCCGATCTGTGTGTCGGGGTCGAGCACGTCGCGGTAGGCCCGGACCCGCTCGCGGACGCCGTCCATGGTCAGCCGGCCACCGGAGTCCGTGACGTAGACGCAGTGCGCCCCGTAGGACTCCATCAGGGCGGCCTGTTTGGCGAGCTCGGACGCCGGGGCCATGTGGCTCATCATCAGGAAGCCGGAGACGTCCATGCCGAGGTCGCGGGCGGTGGCGATGTGCTGTGCCGATACGTCGGCCTCGGTGCAGTGGGTAGCCACCCGGATCGAGCGCACGCCGAGTGAGTAGGCGTGCTTGAGTTCGGCGATGGTGCCGATGCCTGGCAGCAGCAGGGTAGTGAGCACCGCGCGCTGGAGGTTGGCCGCGGCGGCCTCAATCCACTCCCAGTCGGAGTTGCTGCCGGGCCCGTAGTTCAGGCTGCCGCCGGCCAGGCCGTCGCCGTGCGCGACCTCGATAGCGTCGACGCCGGCGGCGTCGAGCGCGGCGACGATCTTTCCGACGTCGGTAGGCGAGATGCGGTGCCGGACGGCGTGCATGCCGTCCCGCAGCGTGACGTCCTGGATGTACAGCTTGGGGGTCGTGGTCATGCCGTCACCTGCGCAGCAGCTCGTCGGGCACTGGTCCCAGTGGCCAGGCTCTCGCCGACCCGCAGGGCCGCCGAGGTCATGATGTCGAGGTTGCCCGCGTAGGCGGGCAGGTAGTGGGCGGCGCCCTCGACCTCGAGGAACACCGTCACCTTGGTCGTCACCGGACCGGCGCCGTCGGGCAGCAGGGTGTGCACCGGTTCGCCGTCGGCGATGGGGGTGAACTGCACCTCCTGCTTGAGCCGGTAGCCGGGCACGTACTCGGCGACGTCCTTGGCCATCCGGGCGATCGAGTCGCGGATGGCGTCGTGGTCGGCGTCGCCGATCAGGCAGAACACGGTGTCGCGCATGATCAGCGGAGGCTCGGCCGGGTTGAGCACGATGATCGCCTTGCCGCGGCCGGCGCCGCCGACCGCCTCGATGGCGTGCGCGGTGGTCTCGGTGAACTCGTCGATGTTCGCCCGGGTGCCTGGGCCGGCGGACTTGGATGCGATCGAGGCGACGATCTCCGCGTAGGGCACCGGGGTGACCCGGGCGACGGCGGCCACCATGGGGATGGTCGCCTGCCCGCCGCAGGTGACCATGTTGACGTTGGTCGCGTCCTCGGCCAGGTGCTGGTCGAGGTTGACCGGCGGGACGACGTACGGGCCGATCGCCGCGGGCGTCAGGTCGACCAGTTTCTTGCCGTACGGCGCGAGCTTCTCGGCGTTGGCGAGGTGGGCCTTGGCGGAGGTGGCGTCGAAGACGATCTCGATCTCGTCGAAGCCGTCCATCGCGATGAGGCCGTCGACGCCCTCGTGCGTGGTGGGCACCTTCATGCGGCGGGCGCGGGCCAGTCCGTCGGAGTCCGGGTCGATGCCGACCATCGCCCCCATCTCCAGCGCGTCGGAGTGGCGGATGACCTTGATCATCAGGTCGGTGCCGATGTTGCCCGAACCGATGATGGCGACCTTGGTCTTGCTCATGCCTGGTCCTTTCCAGAGAAGGTGGCGCTGACCGATCCGAGGGGACCGACGTCCGCCGTCACGACCGAGCCGGGCGGCGTGGCCACCATGGGTCCGAGTGCCCCCGAGAGGACGACCTGTCCGGCACGCAGCGGGTCGCCCAGGTCGCGAGCGGTCCGAGCCAGCCAAGCCAGGGCGTTGAGCGGATCTCCCAGGCAGGCCGCGCCGCTGCCTTCGGAAACCAAGTCACCGCCCAGTCGCATCGCCATGCCGACCTCGACCGGCTCGAACTCGTCCAGGGTCAGCCGCCGCTCCCCCAGCACGAACAGCCCGCTGGAGGCGTTGTCGGCGACGGTGTCGCCGAAGGTGATGTCCCAGCCGGCGATCCGGCTGTCCACGATCTCCAGTGCGGCGACGGCGTAGGCGACCGCGCCGCGCACCTGCTCGGCGTCCAGCGGTCCGTCGGCCAGGTCCGCACCGAGCACGAAGGCGATCTCGGCCTCGGTCTTGGGCTGCAGCAGCCGGTCCGAGGGGACCTCGGGGAGGTCGCTGACGTCCATGTCGGCGAAGAGGACGCCGAAGTCGGGGCGGTCGACGCCCAGCTGCTTCTGCACGGCCGGCGAGGTGAGGCCGATCTTGCGGCCGACGACGCGCGCGCCGCCGGCGAGCCGGGCGTCGGTGAGGCGCTGCTGCACGGCGTAGGCCAGGTCGACGTCGTCAGTACCGATCAGGTCGCGGACCGGGACGCAGGGAACGCCGGTCTGAGCGGCGGTCTGCAGCCGCTCCGCGGCCTGCGTGACGACGTCCCGCTGGGTCGAGACGGACGGTGTGCTTGCGTGAGTCATTGCATCCCTCGGGGTTGGCGCTGTGTCTTCACGATGGCGGGAGTCGGCCGGCTGCCCCTAGTGCGGCGTTCGGCTCAGTGGAACGTCGGGCGAGAATCGACCCGACACCCGCCGCCGCAGCCCGGACGGCGGTGGTGGCCGCTTCGGGCCGGAAGCGGGGAACGGGGCCGGTGATGCTGATCGCGCCGACCGGCTGGTCGAGCGGATCGAGGATCGGCGCCGCGACGCAGGCGATGCCGACCGCGGACTCCTCGTGCTCGAACGCGACCCCCGCTTCCAGGATGCGTTCCAGCTGCCGTCGCAGCAGACCGGGGGCGGTGATGGTCCGGGGGTGCGCCGCGGAAGGCCATCGGCCACGACGTGGGCGAAGAGCTCCGCCGGCGACCAGGCGAGCAGTGCCTTGCCGATGGCGGTGCAGTGCAGCGGCATTCGGCCACCGACCCGCGAGGGGGCGTCGGCCTGCCGGTGGCCGCCGATCTTGGCGACGTAGACGACGCTGTCCTCGTCGAGCACCCCGAGGTGGACGGTCTCGTGCGTGCGCTCGTACAGGTCCTCCATGAACGGGGTGGCGATCTCCAGGAGGTCCCGTTCCATCGAGGCCCGCATGCCGAGTTGGAAGACGCGGTTGCTCAGCCGGTAGCCGTCGTCGCGGCGGTCCAGCAGGCGGGCGTCGACCAGATCGGCTACGACGCGGTGGAGCGTGCCCTTGGCGATCCCGGTGCGCCGCGCCAGCTCGGCCAGGGGGACGCCCTGATCGTCGGCACGGAAGGCGAAGAGGACGGCGACGACCTTGCCCAGCACCGTGTTGAGGTCCACCGTCGGCTCGTGCGCCGCCAGCCCACCTAGGGCCATCGGGTCCTCCTCTCGGGGGCCGAGCTCGATCGAGGGGGTGACCCGGCGCCGGAATGGCGCCGGGTCACCGTGCGTCACTCGAAGCTGTAGCTCTCAGCGCTGGGCCCTTCGAAGGTCGTCAGCATGCGCAGACCACCTGGCACTGCCTCATCGACCTTCGTGACGTACACAGTCCGGAGCGGCGGCTCGCCGACCTCGGTGTAGTCGACAGGGGCGGGGTAGAGCCCCTCCAGGTCGAGATCGGCGGTCTCCCGCATCGCGGTCACGACGCCCTCCGGAGTCAGGTCCCCGGCGTCGCAGGCGCGCTCGATGGCGTCAGCGAGCAGCTCCGCCTGGGCGTAGGCGAGCGGAACCTCCCAGCCCTTGGCGCCGTCGGGCGCGACCTCCTCGTACAGCGCGGTCGCATCCTGCACCCCAGGCTCCTCGGCCGCGTAGGGCGCGATGCTCTGGACCGTGTACCCGTTCTCGATGAGCGCCGGGCCCGCGGGGGTGTTCAGCAGCGCCGGGTTGAAGGCAGGCGTGTTGCTGAGGATCGGCACGTTGACGTCCAGAGAGGCGAGCACACCGGCGATCGAGGCCAGTTGCGGAGGAGCCGCCGCGACGATCACAGCCGAGACACCTGCCTGCTGGAACGCCGCCGCCTGCGCCGACAGGTCGGTGTCTCGTGGAGTGATCTCCTGGGAGACGATTTCCAGCCCGCGCTCGTCGGCCGCGTGCTGGGCCCCTGCCAGGGAGTCGCCGCCCAGGTCGCCGACGAAGTAGACGACCCCGACGGTGTCTCCCTCAGTGAGCCCGAGTTCGTCGACGAGGTAGTCGATGGCATTGGCACCTTCGACGCTGTACGTGGCACCTGGGATCTGCGCGGTCTCGTAGGGAAGTGTGGAACTTGCCCACCCCATCCCACCGACGTAGACGCGGTCCTCTTCGGCAAGGGGCATGACCGCCGGGACGATCGGCGAGCCCTGTAGCTGCTGGAACGCCAGCACGTTCGGCTGCATGCTGCGGTACAGCGCTACTGCCTTCTGCGGGTCGTAGGCGTGGTCCTGCACGTCGACCTCGACGGATCGCTCACAGATCCCGCCGTCCTCGTTCCGCGCATCCCAGTACGCCTGGGTCTCAGCCACCATCACCTCCGACGCGGCGGCGAACGGACCCGTCAGGTCGGTCAGGAAGCCGATGGTGATGGTGGAGTCGCTGACACCGTTGCCGGTCGCGACGTCGCCGCCGGCTGCGCCATTCCCCTCCGAGCCAGGCGCGGTGGTCGAGCAGGCGGTCAACGCAGCGAGGCAGCTTGACGCCACCAGCAGCGATCGGGTGCGGTGCTTCATCGGGTCGTCTCCTTCGACGAGGTAGGCACGCCGGCGGCGCGCGGATCGTGGGTGGTGCCGTCACCGGCCACGTGGGGTGGAACCGCCGGGTGCGGTGCCGGCGCGGTGAAGTCGTCGCGGTCGGGGGTCGATAGCCGCGCACGCCGTCGCCTCAGCGCGCCGGCGAGACCTCCCCGAAGGAAGAGGAGGACGGCGATGATCGCGGCGCCGTAGAGGAACCGGGCGAGCGTTGCTGCATCCAGCCCGCCGGTTCCCGGGGTCGCCAAGAACGGGAGATCGCCGCTGTACTGGGTCAGGATCAGAGGGAGTGCCGCCACGAAGACGGCCCCGGCCGCGGCACCGCCGACGGATCCGAGCCCGCCGATGACGATCATGACCAGGAAGTCGATCGACAACTGCAAGGCGAAGACATCGGGCGAGATGCGCGTGTAGGCGAGCGCCAAGAGGACGCCTGCCACACCGGCGTAGGCGGACGAGATGACGAACGCGGTGGCCTTGGCGCGGGCCACGTGAATGCCCATCGCCGCCGCAGCGGTCTCACTGTCCCGGACATTGGCCAGCGCACGACCGGTCCGGCTCGCCTTCAGGTTGACGGCGATCCACGCGGACAGGAGCGCAACGCCCAGGAACAGGTACCAGAGGCGGTGCAGACCGGTGAACTGGACACCCGCGATGGCAAGGAAGTCTGGATCGCGGTTGCTGAAGCTGAAGCCAGGGACGGAGAAGGGCTGGACCCCGCGCCCGTTGAACCCCCGCTGATGCCGTCGAGGTTGACGATGAGGTGTCGCGCTAGGAAGACCAGGCCGAGGGTTGCGAGCCCCAGATAGATGCCTCGCAGTCGTCCCGCGATAGGGCTGAACAGCGCACCAGCCAAGGCTGCGGCCGATGCCGCGAGAACGAACGCGAGCAACGGTGGAAGGCCGAGCCCGGGTACTGGAGCGTCGGCTTCGCCAGCAAGCCAGGCGTACGTGAAGGCGCCGACGGCTGCGAAGAACGCGTGGCCGAGCGACAGCTGGCCGGCCACGCCGACGAGCAGGGTGAGACCGATCGCTCCGACGATCGCGGCCATCGCGAACAGCCCGGTCTGGAGCCAGAAGCCGTCAAGCACGAACGGCAGGAGGATCGCGACAGCTAGCAGGGCAAGTGTCGCCCCGCGGCGGA from Blastococcus sp. PRF04-17 encodes the following:
- a CDS encoding Mu transposase domain-containing protein, encoding MRAGQGRPAAVIEHPPGEETQWDWVELPDPPAGWAATGYQGKAFLLVGALAHSGRWRGVLCSSMEQPQLIDALHRVAAALGGLTRSWRFDRMATVCHPASGRVSASFAAVAKHYGVQVAICPPRRGNRKGVVEKANHTAAQRWWRTLADEVTPEQAQASLDEFCATRGDARLRTLGGRRGAVSSFLADERLAPLPAPFPAVLTAERKISAQALVAYRGNLYSVPPELAGTTVTVAHRLGADSIDIATAAAPGRPPTVLARHRLATDGAGVMIRDSGHVVALQTAVLAAFSTAAPHRRKQRIPPGPAARAAADALRRPSSSSATSSDVVVDLAAYDRAARGRNTLR
- a CDS encoding terminase gpP N-terminus-related DNA-binding protein — protein: MLTREEDIDVHALRRQGWTISAIARHLGRDRKTIRAYLNGRQAGVRAPAGPDGFGPFIDYCRARLAEDPHLWAMTLFDEVTGLGYDRAYSTFTRQLRARDLRPACEPCAPAKAGRRR
- a CDS encoding IS256 family transposase, which encodes MALDQSALLEVLEALKAADVDDRIRSAATTIYQALIEAELTAVIGAGPHERTEARTAQRNGSRPRTLSTTAGDLELRIPKLRAGSFFPSLLERRRRIDQALFAVVMEAYLHGVSTRKVDDLVRALGADTGISKSEVSRICADLDAEVRAFADRSLAEQPFPYVFLDATYCKARVNRRVVSQAVVIATGVAADGHREVLGFAVGDSEDGAFWTAFLRSLKARGLAGTQLVISDAHAGLKAAIGAVLLGASWQRCRVHFMRNVLAQVPKGNSEMVAAAIRTIFAQPDAEHVHSQLDVIAGMLGRQFPKVEAMLRDAEQDLLAFTGFPVAHWKKVWSTNPLERLNKEIKRRTDVVGVFPNPEALLRLAGAVLVEAHDEWQVSDRRYLSEGSMALLTRPKQSDKEVAQPALMAS
- a CDS encoding M48 family metalloprotease — protein: MTSTAHVSNQRQTDRTLLPRGGLWMKSGERQPPDDERRRAARYQLWRWVAATPAVIGSLPLLGLASTALGRWSGLLLLAWAACAAAVITGVGERMTVRAAYGFRRPGARQAAALQPAWATALRVTGTEAGDVDLYVQMAGMPNAYAAGGRSVAVTTRVLQDYELGRLPEDLLVAVLVHELGHHAGGATRPMLLISWLAAPWRLTTRFLTGLANTLAGRQPRPRPAVAVFAGLVVAVTHALQQGQWMVVGVLAFVGLAAVLCPSVEASISRRSEFAADRFTADHGLALGLAAALRAMDDGQRGTCGWARRLLASHPTPDRRITALLAASAAGGTGGPQVEETTSRGGSDSGADRPWVKGGCITYSSNTPAHNRPGPT
- a CDS encoding helix-turn-helix domain containing protein; translation: MRVSRTCASCGYTADYVSDAVADAHHRRHSCAKHRGGLEQATRRAERLEARVTRECTHPQARHRHGTRAAYVKDRCRCTDCTAANTAASRTATRERIYGRWQPYVDAGPVREHIAALRAAGIGVERIAQLAGISVSHVRELAGRANPPGTQRVRPSTATQVLRIGIDDASRAPSSRVDATGTHRRLQALVAIGWSTELLAAQLGRRPSSLCRSMTGQSVTARTAQEIAALYERLWSTRPPRATTEQRAAADAARAKAAAQGWLPPLAWDNIDVDPTPPTLTACPFQATDIDEIAVERALAGDHITYHELTAVEQQEAVRRLTARGSSIRDIAAQLGTTKRTVSRRRASLGAA
- a CDS encoding alpha/beta fold hydrolase; its protein translation is MSDPVRTWSRQAALAERWTMVLPARRGTPPSPPAEGNDFAADAEDIAELIDAPTHVVAHSYGCIGTLLAVAKRPGLVATLTLVEPPAYQLLASDAEALRAMEAFEELRRVASPEEFLPAFLQAFLGAPAQRIPLDPSMRRLVELTMRERPPWTAELPLFTLRDAGTPILIVSGGHARLFEACADALAEELAPHAVRAVIRGAGHAVQRLGEPFNAALERFWREARIEEPRQGPICHPPAWAVNLAVVERAIRRRPGTCP